The genomic DNA CTGGAAGACCCGTACCGCCTGTTCCGTTGCCACACCATCATGAACTGCGTCGACGTCTGTCCCAAGGGACTGAACCCGACCAAGGCCATTGGCAAGATCAAGGAACTGATGGTCCGTCGCACGGTCTAGTAGTTTGGTGTATTTAAGGTGTAATGATGAGCAGGCTTACTGAACTGGAACGGGCGCGTCTGCGTTGGCGGGCGCGCCGGGGTCTGCTCGAAAACGACTTGATCATCACCCGGTATCTCGACGCCCACGAGGCCGAGCTTACCGACGATGACGTGACGGCATTGACGCAGCTCTTCGAGTTGGGAGACAACGATCTTCTCGACCTGCTGCTGGCCCGCAAGGAGCTCGAGGGCGCACTGGACACGCCCCGGCTCCGCGGCATCATCGGCCAGATGCGGTCGCTCTGATTAATTGAGAGGAAAAAACATGAACCTGTCTGACAAAAAAGCCACTCTGTCCTTCTCGGACGGCAGCGCACCCATTGAGTTCCCTGTCTACAAGGGCACGGTCGGTCCGGATGTGATCGACATCCGCAAGCTGTACGGCCAGACGGGCATGTTCACGTTCGACCCCGGTTTCATGTCGACCGCGGCTTGCGAATCGGGCATCACCTACATCGACGGCGACAAGGGCGAGCTGCTGTACCGCGGCTACCCGATCGAACAGCTGGCCGTCAATTGCGATTTCATGGACATCTGCTACCTGATCCTGAACGGCGAACTGCCGAACCAGGAACAGAAGGCCGACTTCGATTCGCAAGTGACCCATCACACGATGGTCAACGAACAGCTGCACTTCTTCCTGCGCGGCTTCCGTCGCGACGCCCACCCGATGGCCGTCCTGACGGGCCTGGTGGGCGCGCTGTCGGCGTTCTACCATGACTCGACCGACATCACGAACCCGCAGCATCGTCACATCTCGGCCATCCGCCTGATCGCCAAGATGCCGACGCTGGTCGCGATGGCGTACAAGTACTCGCAAGGCCAACCGTTCATCTACCCGCAGAACGACCTGTCCTACACGGGCAACTTCCTGCGCATGATGTTCGCCACGCCGTGCGAAGAGTACAAGGTCAACGAAGTCGTCGAGCGCGCGCTCGACCGCATCTTCATCCTGCACGCCGACCACGAGCAGAACGCCTCGACCTCCACGGTCCGCCTGTGCGGTTCGTCGGGCACCAACCCGT from Achromobacter xylosoxidans includes the following:
- a CDS encoding citrate synthase, which translates into the protein MNLSDKKATLSFSDGSAPIEFPVYKGTVGPDVIDIRKLYGQTGMFTFDPGFMSTAACESGITYIDGDKGELLYRGYPIEQLAVNCDFMDICYLILNGELPNQEQKADFDSQVTHHTMVNEQLHFFLRGFRRDAHPMAVLTGLVGALSAFYHDSTDITNPQHRHISAIRLIAKMPTLVAMAYKYSQGQPFIYPQNDLSYTGNFLRMMFATPCEEYKVNEVVERALDRIFILHADHEQNASTSTVRLCGSSGTNPFAAISAGVACLWGPAHGGANEACLQMLEELQANGGIAKVGEFMEKVKDKNSGVRLMGFGHRVYKNYDPRAKLMQETCKEVLSALGLENDPLFKLAMELERIALSDPYFVQRKLYPNVDFYSGIVQRAIGIPTSLFTAIFALARTVGWIAQWNEMLSDPDYKIGRPRQLFTGSVTRDVPPMDKR
- a CDS encoding succinate dehydrogenase assembly factor 2 codes for the protein MSRLTELERARLRWRARRGLLENDLIITRYLDAHEAELTDDDVTALTQLFELGDNDLLDLLLARKELEGALDTPRLRGIIGQMRSL